CGAAATAAATGTGGCCGAGACTCTGAAAGATGTACGTAAAGCGTTACTCGATGCAGATGTTAACTACAAAGTGGCCAAACAGTTTACCGACACGGTAAAAACAAAAGCGTTGGGAATGGACGTGCTTACGGCTGTTAAACCGGGGCAGTTGATGGTAAAAATCGTTCATGACGAATTGGCGACCCTGATGGGAGGTGACGCAGTGGATATAAACATAACCGGTTCTCCGGCTATTATACTCATGTCGGGGTTACAGGGATCGGGTAAAACGACGTTTTCGGGTAAGCTGGCTAATTTGCTAAAGACAAAACGTTCGAAAAAGCCATTGCTTGTTGCCGGTGACGTATATCGTCCGGCTGCGATCGAACAGTTAAAGGTTCTCGGAGAACAGATACAAGTACCTGTATATAGTGAAGAAGGCAATAAAAATCCGGTTGAAATCGCAAAAAATGCAATTAAACAGGCAAAAGTCGACGGGAATGATTTGGTAATTATCGATACCGCTGGTCGTTTGGCTGTAGATGAGCAAATGATGCAGGAAATTCAATCAATTAAAGATGCTGTAAAACCTCAGGAAATTCTTTTTGTTGTAGATTCCATGACGGGGCAAGATGCGGTAAATACTGCCAAGGAATTTAATGATCGACTGGATTTTACGGGAGTGGTATTGACAAAACTCGATGGTGATACCCGGGGTGGTGCTGCATTGTCGATACGTACAGTCGTAAATAAACCTATAAAATTTGTAGGTACGGGAGAGAAGATGGAAGCACTCGATGTTTTCCATCCGGCACGTATGGCCGACCGTATTCTCGGAATGGGAGACATTGTTTCACTGGTAGAACGGGCTCAAGAACAGTATAATGAAGAAGAAGCCAAACGCTTACAGAAAAAAATTGCCAAAAATCAATTCGATTTCAATGATTTTATAAGCCAGATACAGCAGATAAAGAAAATGGGTAACCTGAAAGAATTGGCTTCTATGATACCGGGAGTGGGAAAAGCGATTAAGGATATGGATATCGATGACAATGCTTTTAAAAGTATCGAAGCGATTATTTATTCGATGACACCTAAAGAAAGGACCAATCCCGAAGTTCTTAACGGTAGTCGTCGTCAGCGTATTGCTAAAGGAAGCGGTACTTCTATTCAAGAGGTGAACCGATTGATTAAGCAATTTGATGAAACGCGTAAAATGATGCGTATGGTGACTCAGACAAAGAATCCGGCTCGAATGATGAAGGGGTTGAAAAGAAGATGACTTTTCCAAAACAGTGATATGATGGAGATTGCCGGCTTTGGATACGAGTTTTTACCTTTCCGTATTACTTTATGCGGGATAGATAAAGACGGAGACAAAGCCGGTAATTTTTTAAGATAACCATAAAATAGATGCTATGCAGTTGATAGACGGGAAGGCTATAGCCGATCAGATCAAAAGTGAAATTGCGCTCGAGGTTGAGCAGATAAAGGCGGCAGGAGGGAAGATACCTCATTTGGCAGCCGTATTGGTAGGGCATGACGGGGGAAGTGAAACATACGTCGCTCATAAGGTAAAAGCTTGTGAACAATGTGGCTTTAAATCGACGTTGATACGGCTCGAAAGCGATGTGACGGAAAAAGAATTACTGGATGTAGTTGACCGTTTGAATAAGGATGTCGATATCGATGGATTTATAGTACAATTACCGTTGCCCAAGCATATCTCGGAGCAGAAAGTGATCGAAGCAATCGATTATCGGAAAGACGTGGATGGATTTCATCCTATTAATGTGGGACGTATGTCTATCGGTTTGCCTTGTTTCGTTTCGGCGACTCCTGCCGGTATTCTGGAATTGCTGAAAAGATATAATATAGAAACAAAAGGAAAACATTGTATTGTATTGGGGCGTAGCAATATTGTAGGGAAACCGGTTGCAACGTTGATGATGCAAAAGTCTAATCCTGGAAATGCTACGGTAACGGTCTGTCACAGTTATTCGACCGATTTAAAAGAGATGTGTTTAAAGGCGGATATTATTATTGCCGCTTTGGGTGTTCCTGAATTTTTAAAAGGAAATATGGTAAAAGAAGGAGCGACAGTTATCGACGTAGGAACGACACGTGTACCGTCGGATAAGACGAAATCGGGTTTTAAACTTACTGGAGATGTTAAATTCGATGAGGTAGCTCCGAAATGTTCTTATATTACTCCGGTACCGGGAGGTGTCGGTCCCATGACAATCGTTTCGTTGATGCGTAACACATTGCTTGCCGGCAAAAAGGCGATATATCAATAATAGTAATTGTATAGGATGCGAAGTTTTGAGCGAAATCTTAAAACTTCGTATCTTCTCTAATTTAATTGCATGAAAACACATTTAATTAATAAGCGATCTTTAGTTATACTGAGGTATTTGTCTGAGGTATTTCTTTTTATTATTATTTCCTTATATGCTTGTACCAGTAATTCTCAGGAAAAACATAACCATAGGTATGGAGAACGATCTTTTAATTATGAATCCCGTTCAGATACTCTTACTCTTTTGTTTGTAGGAGATGCTATGCAGCATTTGCCACAAGTTACGAATGCTAAGATTGAGGGAGGATTTGATTACGACGCCTGTTTCGATAAGATAAGAAATGAAGTGCGATCGGTAGATATTGCTGTAGTGAATTTTGAAACTACTTTAGGTGGAAAACCTTATTCTGGATATCCTCAGTTTAGTTCACCTCGTGAATATGCGGCTGCTTTAAAAAATGCAGGTTTCGGTATATTTCTTACTGCAAATAATCATTGCCTCGATCGTTACACAAAGGGACTAAACCGTACCATTGCCGCCCTCGATACTTTGGGTATAACTCATTTGGGTACTTATACCGATTCGGTTAGCCGAGTACACGAATATCCCTTGATTATCGATAAGAATAATATTCGTATGGCTTTTTTCAATTATACGTATGGTACAAATGGTATCGGTGTCATTTTACCGTCGGTTGTAAATTATATCGATACGGTGCAAATTAAGGCCGATTTGGAAACAGCTAAAATGAAAGGAGCAGAATTGATGATTGCTTGTATTCATTGGGGAGAAGAGTATCATAAAAAACCGACCTATTTTCAAAAACAAATAGCTACGTTTCTACGAAGAGAAGGAGTACAGCTTATTATCGGAGCACATCCTCATGTAATACAACCGATGTCGCTCAAAAAAGACTCTATAGGAGCTTCATGTTTGATTGTGTATTCTCTGGGAAACTTTATCTCGAATATGCAGGATCCCGATACACAGGGAGGCGCTATTGTAAAAGTAAAGGTAATTAAAAATGATCATGGGATCGATATATCTGATGCCCGTTATGCATTACATTATACCCAGCGTCCTGCTCATCGTGCCGGGAAAGGATATGAGGTTCTTCCTGCTGCATCTGTATTGCCTTTTGTAAAAGATTCGTTTCCTTTACTGTATATTCCGATGAAACGATTTGTCGAGAATAACCGACATTTCTTACAAGAAAATAATTATGGGGTTGAAGAATATATTTTTTGAAAAAAAGACGTCGAAGGTATTGTGTGATTAAAAAAAACTTCATATCTTCGCATCGCAATTGAGAAATGGTGAATGTAGCTCAGTTGGTTAGAGCGTCGGATTGTGGTTCCGAAGGTCGTGGGTTCGAGCCCCATCTTTCACCCCAAAGCTATCTGGTTACAGATAGCTTTTTTATTTTATTTACGGAACTAAAAATCCTTTTTATTCGGTATTGTATAAGAAAAGGTCCTGTAAATATGTTATTACAGGACCTGAGAGAATAATATATCGGTGATTATTTCAGTCTTGAATTAATACTTTTTTTGATACCGTGCCTTTTCCCGAAATAATTTTTACAATATATATTCCATTATCGAGGGTACGATAAAATGAACCGTTAATTACAGAAGAAAGTATTTTTTGCCCTTGTAATGTATATAAATCGACTTGTACTTGGCCGTCGGTCGTAATTTGTATTTGATTGTGGGTAGTCGTTATCTTTATATCCGTATCTTTAGAAGTATAATCGCATATACTACTTATATCTCCTATTTCGAATGAGGGGGTCGTAGACATTATGTCTTCGGTAGCAACCATATATGTCTGAAACGGTTTTAATTGTACCGACTGTTTCAATACGAAGTTGTTCCCTTCCAATACATATACATTTGTTGTTTCAGAATTTTTTAATACGTTATTTACATAGATGTTTTTACCGGCAATGGCGTTGTCGGTTACTGTACCGCGGATAAAGTTTTTTTGGACGGTAGGCTCAATGCCTGTAAAAGTGATTTCTCCCGTACCGTTCAGAGCATAGAGGTAGCCTTTATCCGATTCGATTTGAGATAATGAAGTAATATACTCCCAACTATTGTTTTCGGGATTATATGAGATTACATTCAAACAATTATTTTCTTTTGTTTCTGATAAAGTGATTTCATTACCTTCTGCATCGGTAATGGAATTTAGAGTGAAAGGGAATGAGATAGCTTCCCATTTTTGGGCTTGAGAAAAATTATATGTATAATTGATTTGTCCGATTATTTTCTCATTTTCAGTGATTAGCTGTGAATTTTCATTCATGTGGAATACACCGTCTTCATTTGGGTCTAAGGTATGTTCTGTATCTTCGATATTATAATTAATCAGAGCGGAAACGGCAAATAATGCGGTCCATGCATTTACATCGCTGATCGATATTTTGTTTATCGTTTTATTCGGGTCGGTAACGATTCTCATCTCACATAAAGTACGAGTATCACTGTCGTTCAAAGTTCCTGATTTATAATTGAAGAGCCCGGCAGAATAAGCGCCGCCGTTTTTGTTTCCCCAATTACCCATTATCGATTGGTTTGTAACAATTGTTCCATTGGTATAATGTGCTGTTACTGGAGACTGACCGTTATAAACACTAAATCCTAATACCAATATTTCACTAGCATTTACTTTAGTATTGAGAGTAAGTGTTCCACCTCCCGACAATACGTTATTTTTATTATAATCGGCAAGTTTGTATTTGCAACCGGTGTGATCGGAGACAATGTTTCCATCTGTAGGCAATCCGTTTTTCAGAGATTCGTTAACCGATTGCGAATAGAAGATATTACCTTGTCCGTCGCATAAACCTAAGCCTCTCGCATCGTTATATGCATTAGTCGATAGGGTATAGTTTCCTGAAGTACCTGATAATGTCCCCGATTCTGCGATTATGTCCACATTGAATCCTGAGAGAGTAAGGGGGCTGTAATGTTTCATTAATGGCGATGTTTCCATCGGAGCATTCGGATCGTTCATGGCAATGAGGTATTCATTCCATAGTTCTGTCATATTTACAGTTTTGTTAAGCCCATAATATACGGCTTTGGTAAAATTCCAACTGAATCCTAAAGCAATAGGAGCATAGTTGAATCTTTTAATGAATTCGGGATTCTTTTCTTTTGTAAGCCATCCGAAAAAAAATCCGGTATATCGATATCCATCTAAATAGTTACCTCCTGCTGGCCGGTCGGCCATTGTAAAATGGTCATTTAGATAACGTACTGCATCGGCCATACCTTCAATTGCAGCCCATTGCTGGTTTCCGGTTTGGTAGCCCGATAATTCTACCTGTAAAGCATGAGTCATTTCATGTAGTAATACGCCTTTTGTTTCGTACATGAATTTTTCAATTTCAATGTCGGTAGGATTTGATGCATCTCTGAAAAGTTTTTCGATATAGTCGATCGAATAATCGATACCTACGCGTATGTTACCGTTTGCGTCGCTTCCTCCCCATTTAGCTGATGGTGTATTACCCATTCCCGATTTGAGAGTATAAACGAGTGTAACTTTGCTTGGGGAGGGTACTCCGGGTGAGGAGGGATCGTTATAAAGTGTGCGCATAACATCACGCCCCGCAGCATAAATATATTCGTTCATATCGGGTATAAGACGGTGGTAGATTTTCGAACCGGTACGGTCAGTTTCATTATCGACAAGTTCTATTTTACCGAATTTGTAGTTTTCCCAGGGATCGGCATTTTTGTTTTCGCATTTACCTTTTAAGGGGAATAGTATTAATAGTGCGATGAATACTACATGAAATTTTTTTTTCATTTCATTTTATATTTAAAAAGTTAGATATAAGGTTCTGTTCAAAAATTGAAACAGAGAAAATTTATTACAATCATTTAAAATAAGCTAAGAAAATTATCATTATTCAAAGATAAGGAATATTTTGAATGCGTATATTACGGACATACTATTTTGTGATAGTAATATTTATTTAATTATAAGAAATTAAGAGGATGTTTGTAAAAAACATCCCGGTTGCTTTAAACAACCGGGATTGGATGGAAATAGTTGTTTTTTGAATTAAGATATGATTTTTGTTATTTTTTCGGGTAATGCAGGCATTGCTCCTGCACACGAACAGACATACGCAGATGTATCTACTGCGATTTTGTGTGCTTCACATATATCTTTTCCTTTGATTATCGCACTGCAAAATGCTGCGGTGAAAGAGTCGCCGGCTCCAACAGTATCGACTACTTTGACTTGAGGAGTTGTTTGAAAAGACATAGAAGTAGGGGTGAAAACGTAACTACCATTAATCCCACAAGTAAGAATGAGCATTTCTAGTTTGAAATCGGAAACAATTCTTTTACATATTTCCTGTAAGTCGGGTGTATCATAGCCAAACATACGTGAGACGGTGATTAGTTCTTCATCATTGATTTTTAATATGTTGCAATGAGATATCGATTCACGTACGGTATCGGTTGTATAGCAATGTTGCCTTAGGTTTATGTCGAAAATGCGGAGGGATTCTTTGGGTACGAGTCTGATGATATGACGGATGCTTTTACGAGAGATTTCGTTTCTCTGGGCCAGTGATCCGAAACAGATAGCTTTCGCTTTACGGGCAATATCCTCGGCTTCAGGAATAATAGGAATATTGTCCCAGGCTACATTTTCGCATATTTCATAACAGGGGATTCCGTTTTCGTCAAGAGTGATATTTACAGTTCCCGTGGGAAAATCGATTTCGGGTAGTATATAATTTAGTTTTTTCCTTTTTAGATTTTCAATAATTTCTTTACCGAGTTCATCTTTCCCAACAGCACTTATGGCATATCCTTCAAAGCCGAATTGTCCCGAATGATAGGCAAAGTTTGCGGGTGCACCTCCTAATACTTTTCCGGTAGGCAATACATCCCAAAGAATTTCACCGATACCGATAATAATATCTTTGTTTTTCATAAATAATAAATTAACGTTTTCTGTTAGGTTAAAGCCTATAAAATTAGATAAATAATAAGGTATCCAAATTAAAGGTGTGATGAAGAAATGGCAGCTGTTTTTTTAATTTTGAGTAGAAACACAGAAGGGATTACTCATTTTCGGTAGTCCCTTCTGTGTTTTTTATTTATATCGAATTTTTAAAGACGATAAAATTCGAGGTCTTCGATATTGAACTTTTCAATATATTCTGCATTCTTCATTACTTCCGATTCACCGTAATGTATATATACTTCTGCTGAATTTCTGAACGAATTGCATCTGCTCGTATCTTGCAATAGCAGGTGTCCCATAATAATATGTCCTGCCATTTCTACCATACGGCGTGCGTGGAAATCGATATATTCGGGATCTTTAGTTTCGGTAACTGAAGAAACGGTTTTTTCGTATATAGCTGTCATTGCTTTCAACCGGTTTTGTAACGGTATAAGCTCGGGACATATTGGCTGTTCTTCATAGAATTTCATCATGTTGAGATATGTTCCCGTTGTTACGTGACGGATTGCTGCAACTACTTGTAATTGGGTAGTGCCTTCGTAAATAGAAGTAATACGGGCATCCCGGTAAATTCTTTCACAAGCATAGTCTTTCATAAATCCTGAACCACCGTGTATCTGTACACAATCGTATGCGTTCTGGTTACAAAATTCGCTGCCTATTCCTTTTGCCAAAGGTGTAAATGCATCAGCTTGTTTCTGATACATTTTCATTTCGGCACGTTCTTCTTTCTCGAGCTTGCGTTCTTTTGAGATATCTTCGAGAGTTTTATACATATCTACAAAACGAGTTGTTTCGTATAGCAGAGAACGAGAGGCGTCGAGTTTTGCCTTCATTAAAGATAGCATTTCATAAACGGCCGGGAATTCGATAATGGCTTTTCCAAACTGGCGACGTTCTTGAGCATATGACAGAGCTTCGC
Above is a genomic segment from Coprobacter tertius containing:
- the ffh gene encoding signal recognition particle protein, translating into MFENLSERLERSFKILKGEGKITEINVAETLKDVRKALLDADVNYKVAKQFTDTVKTKALGMDVLTAVKPGQLMVKIVHDELATLMGGDAVDINITGSPAIILMSGLQGSGKTTFSGKLANLLKTKRSKKPLLVAGDVYRPAAIEQLKVLGEQIQVPVYSEEGNKNPVEIAKNAIKQAKVDGNDLVIIDTAGRLAVDEQMMQEIQSIKDAVKPQEILFVVDSMTGQDAVNTAKEFNDRLDFTGVVLTKLDGDTRGGAALSIRTVVNKPIKFVGTGEKMEALDVFHPARMADRILGMGDIVSLVERAQEQYNEEEAKRLQKKIAKNQFDFNDFISQIQQIKKMGNLKELASMIPGVGKAIKDMDIDDNAFKSIEAIIYSMTPKERTNPEVLNGSRRQRIAKGSGTSIQEVNRLIKQFDETRKMMRMVTQTKNPARMMKGLKRR
- a CDS encoding basic secretory protein-like protein — translated: MKKKFHVVFIALLILFPLKGKCENKNADPWENYKFGKIELVDNETDRTGSKIYHRLIPDMNEYIYAAGRDVMRTLYNDPSSPGVPSPSKVTLVYTLKSGMGNTPSAKWGGSDANGNIRVGIDYSIDYIEKLFRDASNPTDIEIEKFMYETKGVLLHEMTHALQVELSGYQTGNQQWAAIEGMADAVRYLNDHFTMADRPAGGNYLDGYRYTGFFFGWLTKEKNPEFIKRFNYAPIALGFSWNFTKAVYYGLNKTVNMTELWNEYLIAMNDPNAPMETSPLMKHYSPLTLSGFNVDIIAESGTLSGTSGNYTLSTNAYNDARGLGLCDGQGNIFYSQSVNESLKNGLPTDGNIVSDHTGCKYKLADYNKNNVLSGGGTLTLNTKVNASEILVLGFSVYNGQSPVTAHYTNGTIVTNQSIMGNWGNKNGGAYSAGLFNYKSGTLNDSDTRTLCEMRIVTDPNKTINKISISDVNAWTALFAVSALINYNIEDTEHTLDPNEDGVFHMNENSQLITENEKIIGQINYTYNFSQAQKWEAISFPFTLNSITDAEGNEITLSETKENNCLNVISYNPENNSWEYITSLSQIESDKGYLYALNGTGEITFTGIEPTVQKNFIRGTVTDNAIAGKNIYVNNVLKNSETTNVYVLEGNNFVLKQSVQLKPFQTYMVATEDIMSTTPSFEIGDISSICDYTSKDTDIKITTTHNQIQITTDGQVQVDLYTLQGQKILSSVINGSFYRTLDNGIYIVKIISGKGTVSKKVLIQD
- the folD gene encoding bifunctional methylenetetrahydrofolate dehydrogenase/methenyltetrahydrofolate cyclohydrolase FolD; translation: MQLIDGKAIADQIKSEIALEVEQIKAAGGKIPHLAAVLVGHDGGSETYVAHKVKACEQCGFKSTLIRLESDVTEKELLDVVDRLNKDVDIDGFIVQLPLPKHISEQKVIEAIDYRKDVDGFHPINVGRMSIGLPCFVSATPAGILELLKRYNIETKGKHCIVLGRSNIVGKPVATLMMQKSNPGNATVTVCHSYSTDLKEMCLKADIIIAALGVPEFLKGNMVKEGATVIDVGTTRVPSDKTKSGFKLTGDVKFDEVAPKCSYITPVPGGVGPMTIVSLMRNTLLAGKKAIYQ
- a CDS encoding carbohydrate kinase family protein, with translation MKNKDIIIGIGEILWDVLPTGKVLGGAPANFAYHSGQFGFEGYAISAVGKDELGKEIIENLKRKKLNYILPEIDFPTGTVNITLDENGIPCYEICENVAWDNIPIIPEAEDIARKAKAICFGSLAQRNEISRKSIRHIIRLVPKESLRIFDINLRQHCYTTDTVRESISHCNILKINDEELITVSRMFGYDTPDLQEICKRIVSDFKLEMLILTCGINGSYVFTPTSMSFQTTPQVKVVDTVGAGDSFTAAFCSAIIKGKDICEAHKIAVDTSAYVCSCAGAMPALPEKITKIIS
- a CDS encoding CapA family protein, yielding MKTHLINKRSLVILRYLSEVFLFIIISLYACTSNSQEKHNHRYGERSFNYESRSDTLTLLFVGDAMQHLPQVTNAKIEGGFDYDACFDKIRNEVRSVDIAVVNFETTLGGKPYSGYPQFSSPREYAAALKNAGFGIFLTANNHCLDRYTKGLNRTIAALDTLGITHLGTYTDSVSRVHEYPLIIDKNNIRMAFFNYTYGTNGIGVILPSVVNYIDTVQIKADLETAKMKGAELMIACIHWGEEYHKKPTYFQKQIATFLRREGVQLIIGAHPHVIQPMSLKKDSIGASCLIVYSLGNFISNMQDPDTQGGAIVKVKVIKNDHGIDISDARYALHYTQRPAHRAGKGYEVLPAASVLPFVKDSFPLLYIPMKRFVENNRHFLQENNYGVEEYIF